DNA sequence from the Anguilla anguilla isolate fAngAng1 chromosome 4, fAngAng1.pri, whole genome shotgun sequence genome:
AACACACAAAGTAATCTTAAAGACTTATCAGAagtacattgtatttttttaaatggcagtggACACTCAGATGTGCCTATAAAGGAATGTGTGTTCACAGATGTGTCCCAGATTGTTCAGAcagcaattttttattttccttaagaGAGTTAATATAGTCCTATATATTTACTTTCGTAGATGCTAACTTCCCTTTTTCtcagtgaaagaaaacaaataggTATCATTGTTTTCCATAGCTTATTTACAATGAGAAGTGTGTGTCCATAGTAGACTGtggattttagtttttaaatgaaaatatgcttGGGCAATATGAGGGATTGAGGGTGACTCCCACAGCCTGGATAGCTGGAACGAACAACAGCTCTGTGTTTTCTGGCTCTGACTCCTGGTACTGACATCTCTGTGCTGGCCTGCCCTTTGCTGGTTCACATAGTTTAAATCCAAGGTTATTTGTGAACTCGCCCTCTGATAGCATCACATTATTGTTTTGGTGGCTTTTTTCCCACAACTTTACATATCAAGTAATAATTATTACATGTCTGGGGTTCCACAGTGAATTTCAGTAGTGTGCTTCTGAGCCCTGCTCTTAATTGTCTCTAAGCATTCTGGGTTAAtttacaatgaaatactggTGTGAGTGGCCATGAATGATGGCATCTGCCTAGCATGTAATTCATGTTGGTACAGTTGTAACAAAATAAGAGACTGACACATTTACTGCAATTTGTATTTGCCATATTTGATTTCCAGTGCAGGAAATTGAATGCAACTTTGTAGCACGTCACATAAAGTTACAGTGAAGTCATTTCAAGGTGCCATTGATATATCGCTATCATTTTGCTCCTTCGCTCCCAAGGTCTCTCTCTGCAAGAAAGCTCACAagtctccattttgtttttcaggtcTCCATTATCCTTCAGCCATGTTTGAGAAACAGCGCTATGACAGCCCCCCTATGTACAGCCCCCCTTACAGCCCCCCCTCCAATGGCTTTGGGCCTCCTGGGAGCTTCCACCCCCCAAGGAGTGAGTTTGATCCTTACCCACCCCCTCCTGGCTCATACTATATGGAAGGGAAGCCCCAGAACTTCTACAAGTGGATCTCCCCTCCTGGCATTGTGAAGGCTATGGAGGGCCTCATTGTGGTGCTGTGCATTGGGATCTTTGCCTGTGTGGCCTCCACGCTGGTCTGGGACATGCAGTACGGTTACGGAATGGGTGGAATGGGGGGCTACGGAATGAGCGGAGTAGGAGGCTATGGCTACGGCAGTAGCATGGGGGTTGGCACTGGCTACTACGGAGGAGGAGGCTATGGAGGGGGCTACGGAGGGGGCTACTACAACTCGTACCCGACACCTTACTCTGCAAAGACCAGCATGATTGCCCTGGCAGCCATCAACTTCCTGGCCGCCTTGGGGTTCTTCGTGGCCAGCTTCTCCAAGACCAACACCGTGCGCAGCCGCAAGTTCTACCTGGTTGTGCTGGTGGTCAGTGTGATCCTGGCATTCCTCCAGGGAATCATCAACATTGTGTACATTGTTGGGGTCAACCCCATGGCTCAAAGCTCACAGAGCATGCTCTACAACCCCATGCTGATGATGTGTCAGAACCTGTACAACAGTGGATCTATGGGAGGAGGCTTCCCCATGTATAACCAGTACCTCTACCACTACTGCTACGTGGACCCACAGGAGGTAGAGGAAAAACATTACCCACCCTGGTTTAGTTTTATGGTTGTAGACATGTTATGTTTTTGGTAAAACTGTCATAAAGattgtgatatttttgtttcctctgtgtCATATACTTGTTGTATAAtagttattatcattatttttacagtttaaacCAGAGTGATCAATTAACTAATGCGTTACTGATACAATTTTTGAAAGATGGTTAATCAAGTTTTGTATGCAATGGCGTGATATCTTCACCATATTTCAATACAGGCAACACAAACAGGTGATGCCACGATACAGTAATTGGCAGCCCATTTGAGTAACAGCCCAACAGACCTCTTAAGCAGAATTCCAATCATGATTTTAGTTTTAACATATATAGATGCAGGAGGCATCATTACAAAAGAAATTCAGTACTGTTTGCTTTATTAGTTAAGGTCCATTTTATATAAAGGCAGTGTGACAATTTGAGCTATTACCTACAAGCTGAGCATTTGCTTGCCATTGCTAGCAGGCTAGCTGAAAAAGTAGAAATGCACAGCTTGCATTTTCAGTTGAGCTTAATttctaaaactgaaaatggacaacttttattacattttcaaatttaaatttaaagtatATATTGTTAGCATTGAAAACTATGATTCCGCAATGAATGTGACTATTTGAATTTAAGCTGCAGCTTAAGTAATGCTCATAATTTGCCAGTTAATTAAAATTGTAGGGGGAAAAAGTGCTTTTCAGTTCATGGTCTCAAAGTACTGTTCAGTTGTGTgtagttaaaaaataaagtatgcaAAAAAGATACTGACGCTGACTCTGCAATGTCAATCCTGTTCCAGGCTGTGGCTATGGTGTGCGGCTTCCTGGTGGTCATTGCCCTCATTGTGGCTGCTTACTTTTCCTTCAAAACACGCAGCAAGATCTGGCGCTACGGAAAAACCAACATCTACTGGGACCCGCCACTAACAGGGGCCCCGGAGGGCAGGGACGTGGAGGACTGGGTGAGTGGAGATCTGTGAAAGCGCTTTGCATGGCAGCTGGGGTGGGGTCCGACAGTCATGTGCCTGACCGTATGCGTGCAGATCACAATGTGAGGCCATATTTACATAGTTGCTACCATAAAtgtcatcattttaaaatgaggtttCAATTGGGCCTACTATGAACGCAGTTACAGTATCCATTATGTAGCGCTGCCAGTGGCGTTGTgtaatggtttcatttttgtaaGCACTGCCTGAATTATGTGAGATTAGCCACCAGCCTGAGACTGCAATCAGAtttgctgaaagaaaaaaaaagtacggCATTGTGCATGAGTGGCCTTGAAAGTAaccgctgtaaaaaaaaaaaaaaaaggaaaaaaattaaaggtaGACCTTGGAACAGACAATAGGCGTTTCACTCTCATTTAATGTTGTACGCCATTTTACAATATCGTTCAGGGTTCATGTCATAATTTTTCGTATTTTTTATGATAGGTGATGACAAGTCAAGGATGAATGGACATGTAtccatgcacactcacacacacacacacacactgcctgctgCCTACACACATGATTCAAATCCAAGATGGAAGTTTAGTTGGTCATACTGTAATACGGGAAAGGGCATGTTCATGTAACTGTGCCCTGCAGCCTGAAATGTTGGACATTCTCCGCTTAATCCCCTGGCTCTTTGTAGCTGAATGCATGCTAGCCCTGATATTGCTTTGCCTCAACATGTAATGAACTGGGAAGTTCACTGCACTTCTGAGTTCTGAAAGCCACTTTTTTATcacaattataattacattaccaTGATCATTATTGGTCGTAATTACTCCTTAATTGTGTCCATGTAAAGTTGCTGTTCAGATGATGAGGAActtaaaattcaaatttgaTTACTACTGTGTACAGAGTGGCTTGTGGTAATTCTGCAGTGTGTACAGTTTCTGGGGGGAGAAGGCAgcatggaaaattatttttaaaagaaagcaatCCTGGCCTAAGTGTGGAGCATGCTTTTTTTGCAGACTGTTAAAGTATTTTGGTAATGTTGTGCATATATGCTTGTGCTACATATGCTTTGTGCATTTGATCTTATTTTAAGGTGCCATCACTACAGAACCACTGGATGGTGCATGAGTAATATGATGCATCAAATTTTGACAATGCCAGTGGTGGTAATTGGCCACAGTATCTCTCTGGGCAGGGTCTCTGTATGCAGGGTATTCCCTGCATCTAGCCACAGATTCTCTGAAGGATATGCATTGGACCACAGCTTTCGCTTTTCAAAACAATGCATGTGTACAGCAATACAGCAATGGAAAAATACACAAGTAATCAGTTATGAATGATAAAATGTAGTAGGttttttatgttatgattttGATTGGAATAGATGTTACCAGCAAAAGCTTTTAGGTAAGTATTTGCAAGTGAAAATGCTAAAGTCACTGAAATCTGTAATTAAAAATCTTAACTGGTTGGACGAGAAATCTTGGTTAGTAAGGTTAGCAGGACTTTGATTGCTGTGTTTACTATTCTAGTCATGCTAGAACTGTATGGAAATGGCCTTAAAATACGTTGCAGTTTGTACACCAAGTTTATTCTGAGGTTTTAACTGAAAACTTATCTTACCACACACTTCACAGACGGTGTAGTTTTTGAGATAACAAGCTTAAGGGGCAAGTTTAACCAATTTAAcaggagtttaaacctcagggaACTGTATGGAAACTAGAACAGCTACTCATAATCTGTGAGATAAGGAAACAGCTGTTCccattttaaagcagttttgTGATCTAGGGCTTTAAATCTGAGGTTTGAACTGAAAATTTAGATGCAAAATGATTGTTAGAATTTTCTAGTCCCATTTCATGGTATTGTTTTGTGTtgcattatgttttaaaatgtttaataattatttcagGTGTTTGATCTGTTGCATGAATACCaaacaaaaagcatttgttGTCAATAACAaaattttcacagaaatgtcAGATAAAACCCTATAATTTTAAGCCATTGGCTTACATCAGACACTGACGCAGTATGTTGAGAAGAACGTAGCCTTAAACTCCGATTTGAAATCACACGActgccattattattttgagaGTAGCCTTTTAAACCATAACACACCTTGTGAGTGGCTGCTGGAAACGGCCAATCACATAACAGTAGATAACAGGTGTTTATTTAGGATATGCCAAGTTTCACTCTGAGGGATCATTAACTAGGCCGGTGATAGCAGGTGGTTTCTAGTGCTTTTTAGTCGACGTGTCATGCAACATTATAGCAACAACAGGTGTGTCTAACTAGGAATAAATCATTCTTTACTGGTAGTTAGTAAGATCTGATtaactaaaaaatattttttctatatttatataaattttcatttttgagattTGCAGTGTCATGAACATAATATTGTAAAACACAATTTGTTTGGTGGCATTAAGATCAAAATGGTAATGAGAACCATTTCATGTACCATCATTTTAGTTAGCAGATGTAATGATCCCCTTGTGTGACTACGGGCTCATATGTATTCCTAAACGAGCAGTCACTGATTTAAAGACTCTGCATCTGGATGTTTGCCTAAGGATCAGGTGCTCAAATGAGCCCACAGGTGCGTCAGCGGGGGCCCTTATCGGACTGAGCTGTGGATGGTGTGTGGTATCGGGCTCTGTGAGTCAGGGTGCTGATTTGGCAATGATCGGAGTCAAGACTGCTCTCTCACACCCAAAGGTCTGTGTCCCGCCCTGCAGGCTTTCACTCTGGGGCACGAGCCTGCTCGCCCACACTCGCGCATGTGCTCGCAAGCACACATGTTCTGCGGCCCGAGCGAGATGGTTGTTGTTGTGAATGCAGCTGGACTCTGATGTCATTGGCTGGGCTGGACTAGCTTTAGCTGGAGAGTTTAATCATGCAGGTTGTTGTTCACAGTTGAGTCATACGTACTTTCATATGTCATATAAAGCAGTAAGTTATGAATACACAACATTATAAGAACTTAAGAagacataatgatgagaacaggtcAATCAGCCCATCTAGGCTAGCCATTTACCTAAGAACTAGACTAGACAGTATCCCGCTGTACCCCAGGCTCTATGTGTAAGAATTCTCTATCCTTTCATacgtacattttttaaaaagttttatttgtgGGGATTTGGCTGTATTCACATCAAGTTAATTTGTCAATCAAcatcacttatttatttagcaaCAGTAATAGCTGAATGGAGGGAGGGCACTGCATGAACTTGATCATTTTGAGTTCACACAAATCAGATCTGTAAACATTGAGGGAGCGATACTGTGCAGCACCTGTGAGAAGTACACACTTGcgtgcgcgtacacacacacacacacccaatcacagctGAGAGATGGGTTGGGCCAGCAGTGTGTGTTGTTATTACTGGCATTCACACTTTTATAGAGGACCTTGCACTGACTCAGTGTAAGCCTCTTTCTGTCTATCTCTATGTACAGCCActgtatttttgtcttgtttttttcccccttttttcacaaaataatctTCTTGAGTTTATAGAAGCATTGTGCAGATATAGCCCAGCTTGAGAGCTGTGTATTTCCAGAAAAGTCACTTTTGGGCACTGTCTCAGCTTTTGTTTGGTGGTGTGTGGAATAAATCCAATTTACATTCCTTTCTAAACGAACGGATACACCTGCTCTCTCAGGTGAAATAAACAAACCCATTAGGGGTCAGCATTATTCATGTGCATGCTTTGTGAAGCATCAGGATGTGTTGAGCACATAATGTTGAAACCTTTACCTCAACACACCTTTACGGGATTTACTCATCGTGGAAACGCGAATCCACTGATTTCGATTagcagtctgtgtctgtggttaACTTGCTgcattaattatatataattggTCTGGTTTGACCTCAGCACTGCCTGCAAACCCCAGTACTTCATCATTCAATTAGGGAAGCTCAGTGTATGGCCTTTTTGTCAGAATGCCCCCTTGCCGCTGAAGTGCAGTGCACTTGTGTGGTTTGCGTCACACTGCAGCATTCATCAGTGGCTCACTTTCCTTCTTTCCCTGTAAAAAGCACTCAGCCACATTCGTGTGGTCTGTACCATAAAGCTGCTGGGCTTTTTTTAAACGAGCGCTCGGCCATACGCTTACGGGGGCTGGAGGAGAGCTTTTCTGGGGGCCTGAACGCTCTGAGGGGTTCGGGCTCGGCCCAACTGTGGGAACCCGGCCTCCCCGTCCCGTGTCCCGCGCCCCCACGGACATTCCTTCCCTGCTTACTTAGTCCGCTCGCGGCTCAGCGGTCGCGACGCTCCATGCAGAGAGGGCATTGTTGGAATTCCTGGATGGCTCGGATCCTTCAAAGGTGGCTTTGCTGCAGCTGCGGGGAAACGGGCCCCACCCTCCTCCGACTGTTGTTTCTTGTAACCGGGTCCTTTTGTTTTCCCGAGCCTTCGCCCAGTTTCCGAAACAGGCTTAGCGCAGAGTGGAACTTCGGCCTGCTTCATTGTGCTTAACGTGTGCTTCTTGCACAGAATGCTGGGAAATAATGCCACACTGGCTCCTTCTTTCCACCGGTGGTCGAACCCCCAAGCACAAAGGGGTGTGGTCACGTCCCAAAGTGGGGGGTTCCAGTAGATTTTAGTCAGACACGGAAGAAGCCATGTAACATCCCTTTGTTGAAGCCATGTAACATTGTTTTTGGAATTGGCCTTTTTATAGACTGCAGGTGCGGTGATCAAGGGTCACAGTACTCGCGGTGGTCATATATCCTCATACAGCTGTTGACAATCGCATTACTTCCTTGAAAAGGAATCTGCCGAGAAAAGCTGGCTGATTTAGCGGCACCGGTTGTACGTGCCACGCTGACAAACTTGCACCAATGCCCTTCTCTGCCCTCTGTTCCTGCGGGAAGTAATTGAGTAAATTCCAAATTGATATTTCCTCGTTCTTTTACCCCTGAGTGCCTTTTCCAGCGGGCCCGGGGACAGAAAGGGACACGTATGCCCCATACAAATGCGGCAAATGTGTGGCAGGACGCAAACTGTTCCTGACATGCCAGAGGTGACTAGTGACATCATAACCTGGTGGACGTTCCAGTGCTACATTTATATCAGAGAAGCTCCCCTCCTCCAGGGTGCAGTGACTCATGCAGCACAGTACCAGGCACCGCTCAGCAATACTGCCAAAGATgggctttctctcttttcttgaGTCATCTTGTAGCTGTTGGCATGAGCCTTGAATTAAGGTCCAGTGAAAGAACGAGCAAAGACCTTCTGGACACTGATTAATAGACTCAGGGAGGTGAGGGAGAATCCAGCTTTGTGCAGAGAGCAAGGGATTGCTTGGGTTTACTTTTGTTTGCTGGCTAAAGAATTGCCTTTTCATGGGGCCTGGATGTGCAGGGTGCTGGTGAACCTGTTAGCCACAAGGGTAATCCAAGTCACATTCAGAGCCGTGCAGTCCAATTTCACACTTGGCTGCTCAGCCAGACTGGAGCCGGGCCAAGCTGTACATGAGATGGAATTGGCCTTTCTGTGTCCTTCAAGCAGGGGAGcctgcgggtgggggtggggcgggggagggggaggggggcagagggtggggggcagggggtgatgTCTTAAGTCAGCAAAGCTACAATCACGCTTCATGGAATCAGGCAAATTTAGGGTAATCACTTTCTAGCCTCGTAAATTTGGCGTAGATCTCTGGCGCAGATCGGGAGCGGTTTGCTTACTCCAGTAGATTGCGGAATGAGATCTTTCAGGCCTGCTCACTCACTCGGAGCTGCTAACAAGCTTAGTGAATCAAAAATCTGCTCCCGTCTGCGCAGCGTGGctctgtattttcatttaaaggAGGTGCTCAGTGTTCCATGTGTGATTGG
Encoded proteins:
- the LOC118225222 gene encoding occludin-like: MFEKQRYDSPPMYSPPYSPPSNGFGPPGSFHPPRSEFDPYPPPPGSYYMEGKPQNFYKWISPPGIVKAMEGLIVVLCIGIFACVASTLVWDMQYGYGMGGMGGYGMSGVGGYGYGSSMGVGTGYYGGGGYGGGYGGGYYNSYPTPYSAKTSMIALAAINFLAALGFFVASFSKTNTVRSRKFYLVVLVVSVILAFLQGIINIVYIVGVNPMAQSSQSMLYNPMLMMCQNLYNSGSMGGGFPMYNQYLYHYCYVDPQEAVAMVCGFLVVIALIVAAYFSFKTRSKIWRYGKTNIYWDPPLTGAPEGRDVEDWVNNVDDEHSVQDAPTVVLSEKVASPLNMANSITSYPVKSDSVFSGETYNGNVYSEQSVSRPSDQPSRGGGASSSPSEEAGGVRRPAAWRGKRRRRNPELDESQYETEYTTGADTGPELDEDQWNSIYPEITSDGQRQEYKREFDSDLKAYKRLCAEMDDIHDQMNKLSRELDTLDEGTAKYQAVAEEYNRLKDLKRTPDYQTKKLHCKELRHKLFHIKGMVKNYDKGHS